CATTCCTTTCGAGCTGATGCGCATCTACTCGCCGTCCGCCGAGGTCCAGGGCCATGGCCCGGGGCAGGAGATCCTGCAGACCGGCAAGCGCGAAGTCGAACTGGTCGACCTCAAGCCCGTGGGCAACTACGCCGTGCAGCCGGTCTTCAGCGATGGGCACGACACCGGCATCTTCTCGTGGGACCTGCTGTACGACCTGGGCGCGAGGCAGGCCGAGCGCTGGGCCGAGTACGAACGCCGGCTCGCCGCCGCGGGGGCCGACCGCGATGCGCCGATGATCGAGAAGGGCGGCGGTGGCGCCTGCGGCAGCCACTGACGGCGC
The Variovorax sp. OAS795 genome window above contains:
- a CDS encoding DUF971 domain-containing protein codes for the protein MAGLQAGAPTPQSITVHGQSRVLEVGFSDGATFRIPFELMRIYSPSAEVQGHGPGQEILQTGKREVELVDLKPVGNYAVQPVFSDGHDTGIFSWDLLYDLGARQAERWAEYERRLAAAGADRDAPMIEKGGGGACGSH